The Suncus etruscus isolate mSunEtr1 chromosome 7, mSunEtr1.pri.cur, whole genome shotgun sequence genome includes a window with the following:
- the PPP4R2 gene encoding serine/threonine-protein phosphatase 4 regulatory subunit 2 produces the protein MDVERLLEALKDFEKRGKKEVCPVLDQFLCHVAKTGETMIQWSQFKGYFIFKLEKVMDDFRTSAPEPRGPPNPNVEYIPFDEMKERILKIVTGFNGIPFTIQRLCELLTDPRRNYTGTDKFLRGVEKNVMVVSCVYPSSEKNNSSSLNRMNGVMFPGSSPNYTDRSNINGPGTPRPLNRPKVSLSVPMTTNGLPESTDSKESNLQQNEDKTRSDSPTSDSESSSVSPIKNKHPDEDAVETEGHEVKRLRFDKESEVRETGSQTSSSEISSVMVEETETTSSSQDKHKESSCTRQHCTDEDDEEDEEDEEESFMTSREMMPERKNQEKESDDALTVNEETSEETNQMEESDLTQPEKDLHSEGSENTGPVSSGSDRRESEELGSNASKTGKILSESSMENDDDVTEATDEPMEQD, from the exons GATTCAGTGGTCCCAATTTAAaggctattttattttcaaactggagaaaGTGATGGATGATTTCAGAACTTCAGCTCCTGAACCAAGAGGTCCTCCCAACCCTAATGTTGAATATATTCCTTTTgatgaaatgaaggaaagaatacTGAAAATTGTCACTGGATTTAATGG tATTCCTTTCACTATTCAGCGACTTTGTGAATTGCTAACAGATCCAAGGAGAAACTATACAGGAACAGACAAATTTCTCAGAGGAGTAGAAAAG AATGTGATGGTTGTTagctgtgtttatccttcttcaGA gAAAAACAATTCCAGTAGTTTAAATCGAATGAATGGTGTTATGTTTCCTGGAAGTTCTCCGAATTACACTGACAG GTCTAATATAAATGGTCCTGGAACACCCAGACCACTTAATCGACCAAAAGTTTCTTTGTCAGTTCCTATGACTACAAATGGCTTGCCTGAGAGTACAGACAGCAAAGAGTCAAATTTACAGCAAAATGAGGACAAAACTCGCAG tgaCTCTCCAACATCTGACTCAGAAAGTTCCTCAGTGAGccctataaaaaataaacatccagATGAAGATGCTGTGGAAACCGAGGGGCATGAGGTAAAAAGACTCAGGTTTGACAAAGAAAGCGAAGTCCGAGAGACAGGCAGTCAAACATCTTCCAGTGAAATATCTTCAGTCATGGTAGAAGAAACAGAAACCACATCTTCATCTCAGGATAAACACAAAGAAAGTAGTTGTACCAGGCAGCATTGTACAGACGAGGATGACGAAGAGGATGAAGAGGACGAAGAAG aaTCTTTTATGACATCAAGAGAAATGATgccagaaagaaaaaatcaagaaaaagaatCTGATGATGCCTTAACTGTGAATGAAGAGACTTCTGAGGAAACTAACCAAATGGAGGAATCTGACCTGACTCAACCTGAGAAAGATTTACATTCTGAAGGTAGTGAAAACACAGGCCCTGTAAGTAGTGGTTCGGATCGCCGTGAATCCGAAGAGTTAGGATCCAATGCCTCTAAAACTGGAAAGATTCTCTCAGAGTCATCCATGGAAAATGATGATGACGTCACAGAAGCCACAGATGAACCAATGGAACAAGACTAA